The following proteins are co-located in the Rheinheimera salexigens genome:
- a CDS encoding DUF494 family protein codes for MFDILVYLFENYIHNESDIYVNHADLTKELSRAGFHDDDIFKALKWLDHLSVLQQSDVKPYLSHTVASSTRIFSQQELQKIDVQGQGFLLFLEQINVLSAETREMVIDRVMDLDSNSICLEDLKWVVLMVLFNVPGHESAYAQMEDLIFEQPEGLLH; via the coding sequence ATGTTTGATATCCTCGTTTATCTGTTCGAAAATTATATTCATAATGAATCTGATATTTACGTAAACCATGCCGACTTAACTAAAGAATTAAGCCGCGCAGGCTTTCATGATGATGATATTTTTAAAGCGCTAAAATGGCTTGATCATCTGTCTGTATTACAACAAAGCGATGTAAAACCGTATTTATCCCACACGGTAGCAAGTTCTACTCGTATTTTTAGTCAGCAAGAACTACAGAAAATAGATGTTCAAGGCCAAGGCTTTTTACTGTTTTTAGAGCAAATAAATGTGTTAAGTGCAGAGACTCGAGAGATGGTGATTGATCGGGTGATGGATTTAGATAGCAATAGCATATGCCTTGAAGACTTAAAATGGGTAGTGTTGATGGTGTTATTTAATGTACCGGGCCACGAGTCGGCTTATGCCCAAATGGAGGATCTTATTTTTGAACAACCAGAAGGGCTGTTGCATTAA